CAGTTCGTCCCGAAACAGGGGACGGCCAACAAAGCGTTCGACATCGCGCACTTTCCGGCGCACCACACCGCCTTGCAGCGCGGACTTCGAACTAAAGATATGGTCCAGCCATTGATGTGGCGTCATGTAGTCGGGCAAAACATCCATGCCCCGAACATGCGCACGCGTGGTTAACGGGTGTTTACCGCAGCCATGAATTTCCGGATCAGCCCACTGTCCTTTTCGCCCGGCGCAGTCTCCACCGCAGAACTCAGGTCAATCTGTCGCGCCCCGGTCTGTGCAATCGCCGCGCCCACATTGTCAGCCGTCAAGCCGCCCGCCAGCATCCAAGGCACAGGCCAGCGGCGGCCGGAAATCAAGGACCAGTCAAAGGTCAGCCCATTTCCGCCCGGCAGGTCGGCGTCCTTGGACGGCTTCGCATCCACCAGTATTTGATCAGCCACGTGGGTGTAGGCATCCAGCTTGGGCAAGTCTTCCACCCCCGCGATGCCCACGGCCTTCATCACCGGCAAGCCATAGCGCGCCTTGATCTCTGCCACCCGCGCAGGGCTTTCGGCCCCGTGAAGCTGCAGCATATCCAGCGGCACAGCATCCGTCAGCGCATCAAGGAACGCATCGTCGGCGTTGACCACCAATGCCACCTTGGCCACGCCCGGGGGGACGTCCAAGGCAAGGGTGCGCGCGTCCGCGATACTGATGTTGCGCGGGGATTTCGGAAAAAACACAAACCCGACATATGTGGCACCGGCCTCGACCGCCGCAGCCACGTGTTCGGGGCGGCGCAGGCCGCAGATCTTTACAGACACTTCTGACATGGGTCGGGCTTAGCTGGCCTCGTCCAAAAGGGCCAGCACCTCGTCCTTGCCCTCGTGCTTTTCGGACTTGAGGCGTTTGACCTCGCGTTCCAAGCGACGCATCTCGCGGGCGTTGCGCGCGCTCTCCGCACGGATGTTATGCTCGCGCAGCCATTCCCAGACGAAACCAACCAGCAGCCCGGCAACGATGCCGCCAAAGATGACGACAAACAGCGGCAATTCGACTGTGGGGGCCACCGCAAACAGGCCCGCAATCTCGTCCGGCAACAGTTTGAGCGTCACCAAACCGCGGTTGGCCAGCGCAACCGCGATCAACGCCACGGCAAAGATGGCAATGCAGGCATAGCGTATGTAGCGCATCAGGCTTTCCCGTTCAGACGATCACGCAGCAGCTTGCCGGTCTTGAAGAACGGCACATGCTTTTCTTCCACTTCAACGGTCTCACCGGTCCTTGGGTTCCGCCCGGTACGCGCGTCCCGCTTCTTGACCGAAAACGCACCGAAACCGCGCAACTCGACCCGGTCGCCGCGCGACATGGCGTTGGTCACTTCGTCGAAGATGGTGTTCACGATCCGCTCCACGTCTCTTTGGTACAGGTGTGGATTTTCGTCTGCGATCTTCTGGATCAGCTCTGACCGGATCATCTTGAATTCCTCCCGAGGGACTCGGTGCTTTTTTCATTATGCGTCCGGTAACTATAGGAACAAACGCGCCTTTCGGGAATAGCCGCATTTTGGGCTCGGCCGGTTTTTTTACCAATCGGAAAGGTCCATGGCATGAAAATCAGCGTTGCCCAGCCGCCGTGCGTGCCTATGCACCATTGTGCACAGCTTGCGTCGCGGATGATTCGATGCGTCCCGTGACACAGCAAAAGGGGCCCCGCAGGGCCCCTTTCTTGTCGTCAGTGTCATTGGACTGACGCGATACTTATTCGTCACCCTTGAGCGCGGCGCCCAGGATATCACCCAGCGATGCACCACTGTCGGACGAACCGTACTGTTCCACGGCCTCTTTCTCTTCGGCGATTTCGCGTGCCTTGATCGAGACACCCAGACGGCGGGTCTTGCTGTCGATGTTGGTGATGCGGACATCAACCTTGTCACCGACCGAGAACCGCTCGGGGCGCTGTTCGGCACGATCCCGCGACAGGTCGGAGCGGCGGATGAAGGATTTCATGCCTTCGTATTCCACTTCGACGCCACCATCTTCGATGGCTGTCACTTCGACCGTCACGATCGACCCGCGCTTCACGCCGCCCACCGCTTCTGCGAACTTGTCGCCGCCGATGGCCTTGATCGAGAGCGAGATGCGCTCTTTCTCGACGTCCACTTCGGACACAACAGCCTGCACCATGTCGCCCTTGCGGTAATCCTGGATGGCTTCTTCGCCACGCTGGTCCCACGACAGGTCGGACAGGTGCACCATGCCGTCGATGTCGCCTTCGAGGCCAACAAACAGGCCGAATTCGGTGATGTTCTTGACTTCGCCTTCGACTTCCGTGCCCTCGGGGTGTGTTTCTGCAAACACTTCCCACGGGTTGCGCATGGTCTGTTTCAGGCCCAGGGACACGCGGCGCTTGGCACCGTCGATTTCCAGAACCATGACTTCGACTTCCTGGCTGGTCGACACGATCTTGCCGGGGTGCACGTTCTTCTTGGTCCAGGACATTTCGGACACGTGGACCAGACCCTCGACACCGGGTTCCAGCTCAACAAACGCACCGTAGTCGGTGATGTTGGTCACGCGGCCCGTGTGGGTGCTTTCCAGCGGGTACTTGGCAGCCACCAGATCCCATGGATCTTCTTGCAGTTGCTTCATGCCCAGCGAAATGCGGTGGGTTTCCTTGTTGATCTTGATGACCTGCACCTTGATCGTCTCACCGATGGTGAGGATCTCGGACGGGTGGTTCACGCGGCGCCATGCCATGTCCGTGACGTGCAGCAGACCGTCAACACCGCCAAGGTCAACAAACGCACCGTATTCGGTGATGTTCTTGACCACGCCGTCGACGTTCTGACCTTCGGTCAGGTTGCCGATGACTTCGGCGCGCTGTTCAGCACGCGATTCTTCGAGGATCGCACGGCGCGACACAACGATGTTGCCACGGCGACGGTCCATTTTCAGGATCTGGAACGGCTGCTTGAGACCCATCAGGGGGCCCGCGTCACGCACGGGGCGCACGTCAACCTGCGAGCCGGGCAAGAAGGCCACGGCACCGCCGAGGTCGACCGTGAAGCCACCCTTGACGCGGCCAAAGATGGCCCCTTCGACGCGGGCGTCGTCGGCATAAGCTTTTTCCAGGCGATCCCAGGCTTCTTCGCGGCGGGCCATCTCGCGCGAGATGACGGCTTCGCCACGGGCGTTCTCGGCGGCGCGCAGGTACACTTCGACCTCGTCCCCGACAGAGATTTCGGGCGCTTCACCGGGATTTGCGAATTCTTTGAGCTCGACGCGGCCTTCCATCTTGTAGCCTACGTCGATGATGGCTTGACCTGCCTCGATGGCGAGGACCTTGCCTTTGACAACTGACCCCTCTTCGGGCGTGTCCATTTCGAAGCTTTCTTGCAGGAGGGCTTCGAATTCCTCCATCATTTTATCGGCCATGTGGCGTCGTTATCCTAACTGTGTTCGGTTTTTCGGGCCGTGCGGTTGTCTCCGCCGGTCTTCAAGGTTTCGTTGGTCAGGTGCGCACTCCGTCTGCAAAACAAAGAGGGCCGGATGGTTCCGACCCTGCTCATCTCGATGTTCTGCGGTGTTTACACCTTGTCGACGGACGCGCGTATAGCGGGCGTTGCGACAAAGGGCAAGCGTTTGGCGCTTTTGGGCGCGTTTCCGGCGGGTGTCCCCGGTTTTTTCAGGTTTGTCCCCGCGGGGACAGCGTGTTCGTCGGGTTTACGCGATATTCACCTGTCTGAAATTGTCGCGACGCTGCACGGATATAGCGCGCCGCACGGTCCGGTAGCGGATATTAACCACCTGTTTGGCACCCTGTTGCCCGAAGGCGGGCGGTCGCAGCGCGGCCCGGTTTGGTCGCCGTTGCAAAAGACATGGCATCTGGCGATTCAAACATGATATCGCAGCCGCATGGACAATGGCGGCGCATTTACGGATCGACTGTTCGCTCAGGCGCATATCCCCCGGGGGGCAACGGCGCTTGATGTCGGATGTGGCAGCGGCGTGGTCACGTTCCGATTGTCGCAGGCCGTCGGTGACGACGGCGATGTTGTCGGGATTGACCTGAATGCCAAGGCGCTGGACCTGGCACGGCAAACGGCCGATGAACTGGGACTGACCAACACCCGCTTCGTCGATCGTGACCTGATGGATCTTGCGCAGGAGGGTACCCGGTTCGACGTCATCACGTGCAGGCGGGTCCTGATGTACCTGCCCGATCAGGCCGCTGCGGCCAAGGCGTTCCACACCCTGCTGAAGCCGGACGGCGTTCTGATCCTACAGGAACACGATGCGACGCTGCAGCATTCCACGTCGGCACGCCCACTGGCCGATCAGGCGCGTGATTGGATCTGGAAAACGGTGCAGGCCGAGGGCGCCAATCCCGGCACGGGGTTTCACCTGCATCATTTGCTGACAGAGGCCGGTTTCGACGACATCCGACTTTTGGCGGAGGCGATTGTCGAAACGCCCGATCA
This DNA window, taken from uncultured Tateyamaria sp., encodes the following:
- a CDS encoding N-(5'-phosphoribosyl)anthranilate isomerase, with translation MTPHQWLDHIFSSKSALQGGVVRRKVRDVERFVGRPLFRDELRRRGYRAIENSGNFVIFCNRDALRLFE
- a CDS encoding phosphoribosylanthranilate isomerase is translated as MSEVSVKICGLRRPEHVAAAVEAGATYVGFVFFPKSPRNISIADARTLALDVPPGVAKVALVVNADDAFLDALTDAVPLDMLQLHGAESPARVAEIKARYGLPVMKAVGIAGVEDLPKLDAYTHVADQILVDAKPSKDADLPGGNGLTFDWSLISGRRWPVPWMLAGGLTADNVGAAIAQTGARQIDLSSAVETAPGEKDSGLIRKFMAAVNTR
- a CDS encoding LapA family protein produces the protein MRYIRYACIAIFAVALIAVALANRGLVTLKLLPDEIAGLFAVAPTVELPLFVVIFGGIVAGLLVGFVWEWLREHNIRAESARNAREMRRLEREVKRLKSEKHEGKDEVLALLDEAS
- the ihfB gene encoding integration host factor subunit beta; the protein is MIRSELIQKIADENPHLYQRDVERIVNTIFDEVTNAMSRGDRVELRGFGAFSVKKRDARTGRNPRTGETVEVEEKHVPFFKTGKLLRDRLNGKA
- the rpsA gene encoding 30S ribosomal protein S1; protein product: MADKMMEEFEALLQESFEMDTPEEGSVVKGKVLAIEAGQAIIDVGYKMEGRVELKEFANPGEAPEISVGDEVEVYLRAAENARGEAVISREMARREEAWDRLEKAYADDARVEGAIFGRVKGGFTVDLGGAVAFLPGSQVDVRPVRDAGPLMGLKQPFQILKMDRRRGNIVVSRRAILEESRAEQRAEVIGNLTEGQNVDGVVKNITEYGAFVDLGGVDGLLHVTDMAWRRVNHPSEILTIGETIKVQVIKINKETHRISLGMKQLQEDPWDLVAAKYPLESTHTGRVTNITDYGAFVELEPGVEGLVHVSEMSWTKKNVHPGKIVSTSQEVEVMVLEIDGAKRRVSLGLKQTMRNPWEVFAETHPEGTEVEGEVKNITEFGLFVGLEGDIDGMVHLSDLSWDQRGEEAIQDYRKGDMVQAVVSEVDVEKERISLSIKAIGGDKFAEAVGGVKRGSIVTVEVTAIEDGGVEVEYEGMKSFIRRSDLSRDRAEQRPERFSVGDKVDVRITNIDSKTRRLGVSIKAREIAEEKEAVEQYGSSDSGASLGDILGAALKGDE
- a CDS encoding class I SAM-dependent methyltransferase; translation: MDNGGAFTDRLFAQAHIPRGATALDVGCGSGVVTFRLSQAVGDDGDVVGIDLNAKALDLARQTADELGLTNTRFVDRDLMDLAQEGTRFDVITCRRVLMYLPDQAAAAKAFHTLLKPDGVLILQEHDATLQHSTSARPLADQARDWIWKTVQAEGANPGTGFHLHHLLTEAGFDDIRLLAEAIVETPDQPAPTADIVRAMLPRIEAAGIATAKEIDIDTLDARLAAERAVARSTSVSEMMFGALARRT